The sequence AGACGAGCGCCCCGTCGCCGTCCGCCTCGTCGACGCGTCGGCGCCGCCGCCAGACGACGGACCAGTCGACGGTCGCCGCCGAGACCCTGGAGCCCGAGACGGCCGAGGCGTCCGCGGGTGAGACGTCGCGCCGCAGACGTCGCTGACACACTGACGGTCCTATGGCTACTGAAAAGACACTGATCCTGGTCAAGCCGGACGCCTTCGCGCGCGGCCTCACCGGGGAGATCATCGCCCGCTTCGAGCGCAAGGGCCTCAAGATCATCGCCGCCAAGCACATGACGGTGACCGAGGACATCGCCAAGCAGCACTACGCCGAGCATGCTGAGCGCCCGTTCTTCGGCGAGCTCGTGAGCTTCATCACCTCCGGCCCGATCGTTGCGCTCGTGCTCGAGGGCGAGAGCGCCATCAAGGCCGCGCGTCAGGTGATCGGCGCCACGAACCCGCTCGAGGCGGCCACGGGCTCGATCCGCGGCGACTTCGCCCTCGAGATCGGCACGAACATGGTCCACGGCTCCGACTCGCCCGAGTCCGGCATCCGCGAAGCGGGGATCTTTTTCCCGGAGCTCTAGTCCTCGGGAGCGGCTCGCCGCAGCGGCGCGCCATTCTCGAGCAGATCGGCGTCTCCTTCACCGTCCTCGTCTCTGACGTCGACGAGGAGACCACGGGCGATCCCGTCCAGGTCGCCGAGGAGAACGCGCGCCGCAAGGCGCTCGCGGTGGCGGCGCTCGCCGCCACCGGAGCGACCGTGCTGGGCGCGGACACGGACGTCGGTCTCGACGGCGACGTCCTCGGCAAGCCGGCCGACGCCGACCAGGCGCGCTCGTTCATCGCGCGCCTGGCGGGTCGCACGCACCAGGTGGTCGGCGGCATCGCGAT comes from Solirubrobacter pauli and encodes:
- the ndk gene encoding nucleoside-diphosphate kinase, encoding MATEKTLILVKPDAFARGLTGEIIARFERKGLKIIAAKHMTVTEDIAKQHYAEHAERPFFGELVSFITSGPIVALVLEGESAIKAARQVIGATNPLEAATGSIRGDFALEIGTNMVHGSDSPESGIREAGIFFPEL
- a CDS encoding nucleoside triphosphate pyrophosphatase produces the protein MGVSFTVLVSDVDEETTGDPVQVAEENARRKALAVAALAATGATVLGADTDVGLDGDVLGKPADADQARSFIARLAGRTHQVVGGIAIVREGELVHTSVEVTQVHFRPASPALIDWYVGTGEWRGRAGGYAIQGAGAALIAGIEGDYLNVVGLPLARLLDALPELLPA